The segment CTGTCTGGAGGGAAAGCATGTGGTGACCGTCACCCCGACCGCCTCGGGGAAGACACTCTGCTACAATCTGCCCGTTTTGCATCGGATCCTGGAAGAACCGGAGGCCCGGGCCCTGTACATTTTTCCGACGAAAGCCCTTGCCCATGATCAGATGAAAGAATTGAATACGATGGTTGAAGCATTGGATCGCGGAATCAAAGGGTATACCTATGACGGGGACACCCCTCCCGCCGCCAGGCAAATGATTCGCCGGGCGGGCCATCTGGTGGTGACCAATCCCGATATGTTGCACCAGGCGGTTCTGCCCCATCATACCAAGTGGGTGAAGTTGTTTGAAAATCTTCGTTACATCGTGATTGACGAGCTCCACGCTTACCGGGGGGTGTTCGGCAGCCACTTTGCCAATGTGCTTCGCCGGCTGAAGCGGATCTGCCGCCATTACGGTTCCGACCCGCAGTTTATCCTGTCCTCGGCCACCATTGCCAACCCCTTGGAATTCGCGGAAAAATTGGTGGGAGCACCCGTCTGTTTGGTGGATAACAACGGAGCCCCCAGTGACGAGAAGCATTTTGTCTTTTTCAATCCGCCGGTGGTCAACCCCGCCCTCGGAATCCGGCGCAGCAGTGTGTTGGAAGCGAGAACCCTGGCGGAGGAATTGATCCGGAACGATGTGCAGACGATTGTGTTTGCCCGTTCCCGGGTGCGGGTGGAGGTTCTTCTCACCTATCTGCAAAAAACGTTGCCGGATCAGGTGCGGGGTTACCGCGGCGGGTATCTTCCCACCCAGCGTCGGAAGATTGAAGAAGGTCTTCGCAAGGGACAGATTCGCGGAGTGGTCAGCACCAATGCTCTGGAACTGGGGATCGATATCGGAGAGTTGGAAGCTTGTGTCATCTGCGGGTATCCGGGGACCATCGCCAGCACTTGGCAGCAAGCGGGGCGGGCGGGGCGTCGTCAGGGAGCCTCGGTCACCTTTTTGGTGGCTTCGAGCAATCCGCTGGACCAATATGTGATTGAACACCCGGAGTATTTTTTGCAGCGGACACCGGAGCATGCGCTCATCCAGCCGGATAATTTGGTGATTCTGGTCAATCACATCAAGTGTGCCGCCTATGAGCTTCCTTTTACGGCGGGGGAAGAATTTGGTGTGGCCACCACGGAAGAGGTGTTGGATTTCCTGGTGGAGGAACGGATCCTCCACCGGTCGGGAGGACGTTGGTACTGGATGGATCAATCCTTTCCCGCCAAAGAGATCAGCCTCCGCTCCGCCGCCCAGGAGAATTTTGTCATCATCGACATCACCGAGACGGGACATCACCGTGTTCTGGGGGAAGTGGATCGGTTCAGTGCACCAACCCTGATTCACGAAGAAGCGATCTATCTCCATGAAGGGGTTCAGTATCAGGTGGAAAAACTGGACTATGAGGAGAAAAAAGCCTTTGTGCGCAAGGTGGACGTCGATTATTACACCGATGCCAATCTGGCGGTTCAACTCCGGGTGCTGGAGGTGGAGCGGACAGAGGTGGACGGGCCCCACCGGGAAAAGGTGATGGGGGAAGTGACAGTGAATGCGCTGGCGACCCTTTTTAAGAAGATCAAGTTCGGAACCCATGAGAATATCGGCAGCGGTCCGATTCATCTTCCGGAAGAGGAGATGCACACCACCGCCTACTGGCTGACGATCGGTGAGGAGATCGCCGCCCGCTTTGGCCGGGAGGATCTGCAATCGGGGTTGGTGGGGCTGAGCAATGTTCTCTCCCATTTGGCCCCCCTTTATCTGATGTGCGACCCGCGGGATTTGGGAGTGGTTACGCAGGTGAAGGCGACTCACTCCGGAAAACCGACGATTTTTCTGTATGATAAATATCCCGGGGGCGTGGGACTCAGTGAGAAACTCTTTGAACTGCACCGGGAGCTGCTCCACACCTCCCGGGAACATATCCTCCGCTGTCCCTGTGAAGAAGGGTGTCCATCCTGTACCGGACCCGCGGTGGAGACCGGGAGCAGGGGAAAGGGATTGACCCTGACCTTGTTGGATTCTCTTTTGGAGGAGCGGGAAAGCTGAAATCAGGGCTGTGATTTGACTGGAAGTGTTGTGAAAAAGAGGGAGAGTTGGGTTTCACATGAAGTGATTTTGGCTCGTAAGAACAACCGGAAGGGCATGTAAAACCCAATCCCGACCGGCTCTTAAACCAAAATATGGCTAATCCATACGCCTGATTCCGGGCATCGCTTTTTTGCCCGATTGAAGATACAATGGGAACATCAGGTCGAACGGAAACCGGAGTGATGGTGATGTCCCTGCGTGATCGGTTGCGGATGCACTTTAAAGATCAAAAGAAGCCGGCCCCGGTGTCGGAGCCTTCTGCCGGTGGGACGGAGACTCCCTTCCCCGGTTTCATCCGTCGGGAACAGGGGAGGGGTGCCTATCTGTACCGCCGCAAGGTCTATCCCTTGGAGAAGCGGATGGGGATCCATTCCCTGGGAGAGCTGCCGGGGAGCCCGATGGGGGCATCTCCGTTGTGGCCCGAGGGGATCGGCGAGAGAGCAGTGGAAGACCTGCTCTTTTTTGATACGGAAACGACGGGGCTGGGGACAGGTGCCGGAAACCTGATTTTTTTGTACGGTGTCGGATATTATCGGAAGGATTATTTTATTGTGGAGCACTTTTTTTTGCCCCAGGTGGAAGGGGAACCGGCGTTGCTGGAAGATTTTCTGGAGCTGGTCTCCTCTTTTTCCGTGGTGGTGTCTTATAACGGCAAAGCTTTTGACTGGAATCAGTTAAAAACGAGGGCCACCGTTCACCGCATTCCCTGGGTGGAGGAAAAGATACACTGTGATCTTTTGTATCCCAGCCGCCGGCTGTGGCGGGAACTACTTCCCTCCTGCCGCTTGCAGGAAGTGGAGGCGGCCCGGCTGGGGGTGGAACGTTTGGATGATGTTCCGGGGCATTTGGCCCCGGAACTGTATTTCGATTACTTGAAGGGAGGGGACCCCGCCGGAATGGATGGGGTGTTCCGACATAACGAACAGGATGTCCTTTCCCTCGTCTCGTTGTGGATCCACCTCCACCACCTGAGTACCGGAAAGATCCAGCCCACTCATCCCGCCGAGTGGCTCGCTCTGGGAAATTGGTGGCGGGAGCGGGATCCGGAACGGGCGCTCACAAGATATTCTCAGATCCACACGCGGCCGGAGCTGCCCCTCCGTTACAGAAGGGAAGCCTTCCGGGGCTCTTCCTCCCTGCTGAAGCGACAGGGGGAATGGGAAGCCGCCCTCCGGCTGTGGACGGCATGGATGGAAGAAGACAGGCTCAACCCGGAACCTTGTGTGGAATTGTCCAAACACTTTGAGCACCGGACAGGGGAGATGAACCGGGCGTATCAGATGGCACAGGAAGCAAAGGGGCGTTTGCTGGAGCGGAGACGGAGGGGACAGGGGAAGCACGGGAAAGAGTTGGATGCCTTGAATCACCGTCTCCGGCGGTTGGAGGAAAAGAGGATTTGTTGTCTGTTTTAGTTTTAATCGTTGTCGGCCTTTCACGTTCTGTGTCATAATAGGTCTAGGGTAGATACATCGGGTGATCCATACCGGAATCCCGTGATATAAAGGAACGCGCCATTGCGCCCGGTGGAAGGCCTGCGGTGCCTTTGCCTTGTGAAAAAATTCATGCACTTTTGTTTGGGAGGAACGATCTATGAGGTCCACGGGTAATGCGAATGGCCGGTATTATGAGCACTATCAGGTGGAAGACGTCTTGACGTTCTTCTCCGGCCAGCTGATCTCGGCCAAATCGCCGGACGGGATGCAGGTTCTTCTGCAGGAGATTTCTCTCAAGGATCCATTACCCCCGGGTTTGGCAAAAGTGTTGACCAACCTGGAGAACGAGCATTTGGCGCCGATTTTGGATGTCATCGAGGAGCCGGACCGGATCGTCTTGGTCCATCCTCCGTTGACCGGTGAACCCCTTTCGTTGATGATCCGGCCGCGACAAGGGATGGAGCCGGCCCAAGCTCTTTCGGTATACCGTCAATTGCTGCGGACAACGGTCCGGTTGTCCAAACTGCCGATCCCCCTTTATACCATATTGGATCCACGCAATATCATCATGGAGGGGTCCCGGCCCTTTGTGTTGTTTGTCAGTTTTGAAAAATTGTCCAAAATGAAAGATGATGTGAAATGGCGTTTTCTTCTTCATTTTTTGCTTACGGGTTTTCAATTGGAGAGATGGCCCGAGGAGCCCGAATCGGAACGGAGTATTCGGGAACTCCCCAAGCCGATGAAAGATCTGGTGTTGAAGACGATGGACCCGGAACAATCCATGGAACAGGTGTTGGAGGCGGCGGAAAAAACAGTGCCTCCGAAAGGGGACAAGCCTTCTTCCAAGAAGAGACCGTCTTCCGTCCGTAAGTGGGTTTATCCGGGGATTGCCGTGGTGTTGCTGGTGGCCGGTGTGGTCGCGGGAAATGAGTTTATATTCAATAACAACGGTGCCGCGGCGGATGAAGAGGATGCGGAGAAACAATTGAGTATCAAAGGAAAGGGTACATACTCCGATGTTTCCTTCATGAGGGAAAAGCCGACCACACAAGCGTTGCCTCCCTCCATAGACACCTCTTTCCGGCTGACCGGCGAGTTTTCCCAAAAGGAGCACAAGCCCTTCTCGCTGGCGGTGGTTTCCGAGAATGTGGAGTCGGATTTCGGTGTCCGCATCACCCGGAACGGCAAAGTAAAGTTGTTTCAGTATGTGAATGGTGAGACCTTTGACTTGACGGATTCGGGAGACAGTTTCTCGATCCAACCCAGCAAGAAGTATCAGCTGGAAGTGATCTATCTGCCGGGCCAACCTTTCCGGATCTCCCTTTCCGAAAAGGGAACCGGCCAAAAATGGGTGGCAGTGGGACAGGTGCCGATGGATTCCGTGTTCAAGGTGGAGATGAAAGGGGTGAAAGGGACCCGGTTTGCAAACCCCGAAATCTCCAGGATCGATTCGGAAACTGAGTCTCTGGTCGGCTGGATGGAAGGGCAGCCTTGGGTGTTGGTCGACGGTGACGGGATTTTATATCCAGACCGGTTTGAAGTGGGTACCGATGCACGGGTTCATGTGAATCAAGACCAGTCTTCTTTTTCCTTCAAACGTGGGGAGGATTTTGCAGGGGACCCGCTTCGGATGGAGATGGAGAGTGTCACCGGGGAGCGTTATACACTCTCCTGGATGAAAAACGGGCTGATCGAATTATCCCGGGTCGGCTATGAAACGGAAAAGCTGGGAAGCGGCTATCTGGGGACGAAGTGGGATCCCACTAAAGATTCCGGGGTTTCCATCACCAGTGATTCCAGCGAGTTTTCCATTGAATTGACCCATCAGAATGTCAATCGGAAGATTGAGACACATCCGGACAAACCGGTCTCCCTGCGGAGGATCTCCATCGTGACCCAATCGGAAATCACTCTGATGAAGGATAAATCCGATTCTCCGGAAATTGGCAATCATAGTTGAATCATCCCATGAATCTGGAAAACGCCCTGCCATATATGGTCAGGGCGTTTTCCTGTGTGAGGGAATTCCGGAGATCAGCTGGGGGAGCCGGAATGGGAAATTCGCTTTTCAAAGGCGGTTTGCAATTGACGGGTCAGCGGTCCGGGAGACCCGGTGCCCACCTTGCGGCCGTCGATGGATACGACGGGTGTGACCTCCATGGTGGTGGAGGAGATGAACACCTCGTCGGCACGGAAGAGTTCTTCCACGGAAAAGACCCTCTCCGTTACGGGAATCCCCAGCTCGTGGGCCGATTCTATGACGACATCCCGGGTGATTCCGCGGAGAATGAAGTTGTCGGCGGGGTGGGTGGCGAGCTGACCGTCTTTGACGATGAAGACGTTGGTGGAGCTGCCTTCGGTCACTCGGCCATCCCGGTGCAGAATGGTTTCCTGACAACCGCTGTCCACCGCTTTTTGTTTGGCGAGGACCGCCCCCAGCAGATTAAGGGACTTGATATCACAACGGAGCCAGCGCAGGTCCGGTTCCGTGATCGCACGCACACCTTCCCGGAGGGTCTGCAGGGGACGGGGGGCCTCGGTGGTGTAGGCGACCACCATGGGACGTGCTTGTTCAGGGAAGGGATGGTTCCGGGGGGCGGTTCCCCGGCTCACTTGCAGGTAGATGGTTCCTTCCCGGAGCCGGTTTTGGCTGACCAACTCTTCCAACAGAGTGTCCAGCCGTTCCAGAGAGAAGGGGAGATGGAGCCGGATTTCCTTGGCACTTTGCTCCAGACGGCTCAGGTGTTGAGTTTTGCAGAACATTTTTCCTCCGTAGACCCGGATCACTTCATAGACGCCGTCCCCGAACTGATACCCCCGATCTTCGATATCCACGTAAGCCCGATTACGGGGGATCAACTGTTCGTCGAAGAGAATGACCATGTTATCTTCCTCCCATGTGTTCACAGGTTAGCACCAGTGTGACTGATCAGCGGCAAAATGACAAGCAGTACCTTCTCAAAACCGGAAAAGGCAAACCCGGAAAAAGGGGATCAGGAATCAAGAGATCCACGGAGTCCCCCCTATCTTCCTGCGACGGTTTTTTACGATGAAATTCAGATTTTATTCCATATATAGTAGTGGTATAATAGCTTTGAATCTACATATTGCGATTTTCATCGTGAGTTGAATACATCCAGTAAGTCGCAAAAGAAGGGGAGATGGGGTTTGAAGATCCAACGATATTTCACCCGCAAGGGCGATGATCCCTTCAAAAGCGTCGAGTATGTGAAACGGGATTGCCGCATTACCAATCCCGACGGCTCGGTCGTTTTTGAAATGAAAGGGGCGGAAGTTCCGAAACAGTGGTCCCAAGTGGCCGCAGATATCATGATCTCAAAGTATTTCCGGAAGGCGGGGGTTCCCCAGACCGATGAAAACGGGACTCCACTCTTGGATGAAAACGGGAAGCCGGTCACCGGCCCTGAACGGAGTGTCCGCCAGGTGATTCACCGGCTCGCCGGTTGCTGGCGCGAGTGGGGGGAGAACAACGGGTATTTCGATACGGAAGAGGATGCCGAGGCTTTCTACGATGAGTTGGTTTATATGCTGCTCCATCAGATGGCCGCCCCCAACTCACCCCAGTGGTTCAACACCGGGCTGGCTTTTGCCTACGGGATTACAGGCAAGGCCCAAGGGCACTACTATGTGGATCCGGAGACGGAGGAGTTGCGCCGGGGGGAAGATGCATACAGCCGTCCCCAACCCCATGCCTGCTTTATCCAATCGGTGGAAGATGATTTGGTGAACGAAGGCGGAATCATGGATCTCTGGGTGCGGGAAGCCCGTCTCTTTAAATACGGCAGTGGGACAGGCACCAACTTCTCCAATATCCGCGGGAAGGGGGAACCCCTCTCCGGGGGCGGGACGTCTTCGGGACTGCTCTCTTTCCTGAAGATCGGCGACCGGGCCGCCGGCGCCATCAAGTCCGGAGGGACCACCCGTCGTGCCGCGAAGATGGTCACCCTGGATCTGGATCATCCCGATGTGGAAGAGTTTATCAACTGGAAGTCCAACGAAGAGAAAAAGGTGCGGGCCCTGATCGAAGCCGGCTACGATCCTTCCTTCAACGGGGAAGCCTATGAGACGATCTCCGGGCAAAATTCCAACAACTCAGTCCGTGTTCCCAATGAATTTTTCCGGGTGCTGGATGAGGATGGCGGATGGAATCTGATCCGCCGGACAGATGGGAAAGTGAGCAAAACGGTACCGGCCAGGGATCTCTGGAAACAAATCTCGGAGGCAGCCTGGGAGTGTGCCGATCCCGGTCTCCAATATGACGGGACGATCAATGAATGGCATACCACACCTGCCGGCATGGATGGTCAACTGGGGGCCCGCCACAACCGGATCAATGCGTCCAACCCTTGCTCTGAATATATGTTCCTGGATAACACAGCCTGCAACCTGGCATCCCTGAATTTGATGAAGTTCTACGATGTGGAGAACACCCGGTTTGACATACCGGCACTGAAGCATGCCTCCCGTCTCTGGACGGTGGTGCTGGAGATCTCTGTGTTGATGGCGCAATACCCCTCCCGGGAGATCGCCCGGCTTTCTTATGAGTATCGGACACTGGGATTGGGCTATGCCAATATCGGTACGGTTTTGATGGTATCGGGAATTCCCTATGACTCCGATGAAGCCCTGGCGATCACAGGGGCGGTGACAGCGATCATGACCGGAACCGCCTATGCCACCTCAGCGGAGATGGCCCGGGAACTGGGGCCTTTCAAGGCGTTTCCCCTCAACCGGGAGCATATGCTCCGTGTGATCCGCAATCACCGCCGGGCTGCCTATAATGTGGCCGACGAGGAGTATGAGGGCCTGACCGTGCCACCGATGGGGATTCATCCCACCCACTGTCCACCGGAGTTGCTGGAGGCGGCGCGATTGTGCTGGGATGAAGCTCTGGAACTGGGGGAGAAGCACGGCTATCGCAATGCCCAGTCGACACTGCTGGCCCCCACGGGCACCATCGGCTTGCTGATGGACTGCGACACGACGGGGGTGGAACCCGATTTCGCCCTGGTCAAGTTTAAAAAGCTGGCCGGGGGCGGATATTTCAAGATCGCCAACCAGTCGATCCAGCCGGCACTGAAGAATCTGGGTTACTCGGAAGCGGAGATCCGGGAGATCCTGACCTATGTCACCGGAACTCTCAGCCTGACCGACGCCCCCCATATCAATCGGAGGACATTGAAGGAAAAGGGATTGACCGATGCGGAGTTGGACCGGGTGGAAGAAATGTTGCCCACAGTCTTTGAACTCTCCTTCGCTTTCAACCCGTGGACGTTGGGTGAGGAGTGCATCCAACGGTTCGGCTTTGAGCCGGAGGAAGTGCAGTCCCCCGACTTCAACTTCCTGCAGGCAATCGGATTTACACGGGCCCAGATCGAGGAGGCAAATGATACGGTTTGCGGGATGATGACCACCGAAGGGGCTCCCCATCTGAAGGAGGAGCACTATCCGGTCTTCGATACGGCCAATCCCTGCGGCAAGCACGGAAAACGGTTCATCCATTACATGGGACATCTGCGGATGATGGCTGCGGCTCAACCTTTCCTGTCCGGAGCGATCTCCAAGACGATCAATATGCCCGGGGATTCCACTGTGGAAGATATCCAGCATGCCTACCATGAAGGGTGGAGCCTGGGTCTGAAAGCGGTGGCCCTGTATCGCGACGGATCCAAGAGCTCCCAGCCTTTGAACTCCCGCGGGGATGACAAAGAGGACGGGGAAGAAGCGGAAGCGAATGCCAAGGTCCGGATGGAGACGGCGGAACCCCTGGCTGCAGCCGCTTCCGGTCTGAAAGAAGTGTATGCCAAAGGGCATGTTCCCAGCGTGCGGCGCCGCCTGCCGAAGAAGCGTGGCGGAATCACCCAGGAAGCCCGGGTGGCCGGTCATAAAATCTTTGTCCGCACCGGTGAATATGAAGATGGTTCCTTGGGTGAGATCTTTATTGATATGCACAAGGCCGGCAGCACGATGCGCGGGATGTTGGATGCCTTTGCCGTGGCTGTCTCCCTGGGACTGCAACATGGGGTTCCTTTGGAAAAGTACATTAACTCCATGACCTTCACCCGCTTTGAACCGGCGGGAACAGTCAACCATCCCAACATCAAAATGGCCACTTCCGTCATCGACTATGTGTTCCGCCTTC is part of the Kroppenstedtia eburnea genome and harbors:
- a CDS encoding DEAD/DEAH box helicase, with the translated sequence MNAKMLIEQLKNRVDIRDKVTRWETIPAQPAQYADFPEGLHPDLQKVLRQRGLERLYTHQAAAVKACLEGKHVVTVTPTASGKTLCYNLPVLHRILEEPEARALYIFPTKALAHDQMKELNTMVEALDRGIKGYTYDGDTPPAARQMIRRAGHLVVTNPDMLHQAVLPHHTKWVKLFENLRYIVIDELHAYRGVFGSHFANVLRRLKRICRHYGSDPQFILSSATIANPLEFAEKLVGAPVCLVDNNGAPSDEKHFVFFNPPVVNPALGIRRSSVLEARTLAEELIRNDVQTIVFARSRVRVEVLLTYLQKTLPDQVRGYRGGYLPTQRRKIEEGLRKGQIRGVVSTNALELGIDIGELEACVICGYPGTIASTWQQAGRAGRRQGASVTFLVASSNPLDQYVIEHPEYFLQRTPEHALIQPDNLVILVNHIKCAAYELPFTAGEEFGVATTEEVLDFLVEERILHRSGGRWYWMDQSFPAKEISLRSAAQENFVIIDITETGHHRVLGEVDRFSAPTLIHEEAIYLHEGVQYQVEKLDYEEKKAFVRKVDVDYYTDANLAVQLRVLEVERTEVDGPHREKVMGEVTVNALATLFKKIKFGTHENIGSGPIHLPEEEMHTTAYWLTIGEEIAARFGREDLQSGLVGLSNVLSHLAPLYLMCDPRDLGVVTQVKATHSGKPTIFLYDKYPGGVGLSEKLFELHRELLHTSREHILRCPCEEGCPSCTGPAVETGSRGKGLTLTLLDSLLEERES
- a CDS encoding ribonuclease H-like domain-containing protein yields the protein MSLRDRLRMHFKDQKKPAPVSEPSAGGTETPFPGFIRREQGRGAYLYRRKVYPLEKRMGIHSLGELPGSPMGASPLWPEGIGERAVEDLLFFDTETTGLGTGAGNLIFLYGVGYYRKDYFIVEHFFLPQVEGEPALLEDFLELVSSFSVVVSYNGKAFDWNQLKTRATVHRIPWVEEKIHCDLLYPSRRLWRELLPSCRLQEVEAARLGVERLDDVPGHLAPELYFDYLKGGDPAGMDGVFRHNEQDVLSLVSLWIHLHHLSTGKIQPTHPAEWLALGNWWRERDPERALTRYSQIHTRPELPLRYRREAFRGSSSLLKRQGEWEAALRLWTAWMEEDRLNPEPCVELSKHFEHRTGEMNRAYQMAQEAKGRLLERRRRGQGKHGKELDALNHRLRRLEEKRICCLF
- the dat gene encoding D-amino-acid transaminase, with the protein product MVILFDEQLIPRNRAYVDIEDRGYQFGDGVYEVIRVYGGKMFCKTQHLSRLEQSAKEIRLHLPFSLERLDTLLEELVSQNRLREGTIYLQVSRGTAPRNHPFPEQARPMVVAYTTEAPRPLQTLREGVRAITEPDLRWLRCDIKSLNLLGAVLAKQKAVDSGCQETILHRDGRVTEGSSTNVFIVKDGQLATHPADNFILRGITRDVVIESAHELGIPVTERVFSVEELFRADEVFISSTTMEVTPVVSIDGRKVGTGSPGPLTRQLQTAFEKRISHSGSPS
- a CDS encoding vitamin B12-dependent ribonucleotide reductase, with amino-acid sequence MNTSSKSQKKGRWGLKIQRYFTRKGDDPFKSVEYVKRDCRITNPDGSVVFEMKGAEVPKQWSQVAADIMISKYFRKAGVPQTDENGTPLLDENGKPVTGPERSVRQVIHRLAGCWREWGENNGYFDTEEDAEAFYDELVYMLLHQMAAPNSPQWFNTGLAFAYGITGKAQGHYYVDPETEELRRGEDAYSRPQPHACFIQSVEDDLVNEGGIMDLWVREARLFKYGSGTGTNFSNIRGKGEPLSGGGTSSGLLSFLKIGDRAAGAIKSGGTTRRAAKMVTLDLDHPDVEEFINWKSNEEKKVRALIEAGYDPSFNGEAYETISGQNSNNSVRVPNEFFRVLDEDGGWNLIRRTDGKVSKTVPARDLWKQISEAAWECADPGLQYDGTINEWHTTPAGMDGQLGARHNRINASNPCSEYMFLDNTACNLASLNLMKFYDVENTRFDIPALKHASRLWTVVLEISVLMAQYPSREIARLSYEYRTLGLGYANIGTVLMVSGIPYDSDEALAITGAVTAIMTGTAYATSAEMARELGPFKAFPLNREHMLRVIRNHRRAAYNVADEEYEGLTVPPMGIHPTHCPPELLEAARLCWDEALELGEKHGYRNAQSTLLAPTGTIGLLMDCDTTGVEPDFALVKFKKLAGGGYFKIANQSIQPALKNLGYSEAEIREILTYVTGTLSLTDAPHINRRTLKEKGLTDAELDRVEEMLPTVFELSFAFNPWTLGEECIQRFGFEPEEVQSPDFNFLQAIGFTRAQIEEANDTVCGMMTTEGAPHLKEEHYPVFDTANPCGKHGKRFIHYMGHLRMMAAAQPFLSGAISKTINMPGDSTVEDIQHAYHEGWSLGLKAVALYRDGSKSSQPLNSRGDDKEDGEEAEANAKVRMETAEPLAAAASGLKEVYAKGHVPSVRRRLPKKRGGITQEARVAGHKIFVRTGEYEDGSLGEIFIDMHKAGSTMRGMLDAFAVAVSLGLQHGVPLEKYINSMTFTRFEPAGTVNHPNIKMATSVIDYVFRLLGMEYLGRTDFVQLPPKQEELRIYANRWKREQVETEEREERAATPVHAGTELEQAFQEVTGSREAPQDNLEAIRASSGAPICVECGGMTKRNGSCYVCLDCGSTTGCS